One segment of Panicum virgatum strain AP13 chromosome 3K, P.virgatum_v5, whole genome shotgun sequence DNA contains the following:
- the LOC120699710 gene encoding proline-rich protein HaeIII subfamily 1-like isoform X2: protein MLREGRWIRPIRSPFPPPPRCPPSRGSTQRPSAPTTPPPSAPTRGPWGAGSGPSTPNARPLRPGAVIMKGAAERRPRRRPWRRRGRARRLPRARPRPPPAPPPRIPRPRRPLPCSSILWMRISVLAEAADRPELTPIDSLSVRIHVDLFEFSWNAGRFKGDPRESYRCDADKEGHLQRCDILAEPNKYRK from the exons ATGCTGCGCGAGGGAAGGTGGATCCGCCCGATCCGCTCACCTTTTCCGCCTCCGCCCCGTTGCCCACCATCCCGCGGCTCCACGCAACGCCCTTCCGCTCCGACCACCCCGCCGCCCTCTGCCCCAACTCGCGGCCCTTGGGGCGCCGGCTCGGGGCCCTCGACCCCAAACGcacggccgctccgccccggCGCCGTGATAATGAAGGGGGCAGCAGAACGCCGCCCACGGCGGAGGCCTTGGAGACGGCGAGGGCGGGCACGACGGCTTCCACGGGCGCGACCACGACCCCCTCCCGCACCTCCGCCACGCATCCCTAGGCCTCGCCGCCCTCTTCCCTGCAG CTCTATACTGTGGATGAGGATCTCTGTCCTTGCCGAGGCTGCAGATAGGCCGGAGCTGACACCCATAGACAGCCTCTCAG TTCGAATTCATGTGGACCTGTTTGAGTTTAGCTGGAATGCTGGACGCTTCAAAGGGGACCCTAGGGAGAGCTACCGCTGCGATGCAGATAAAGAAGGTCACTTGCAACG GTGTGACATCCTTGCTGAACCAAACAAATACAGAAAATGA
- the LOC120699710 gene encoding formin-like protein 5 isoform X1, whose amino-acid sequence MLREGRWIRPIRSPFPPPPRCPPSRGSTQRPSAPTTPPPSAPTRGPWGAGSGPSTPNARPLRPGAVIMKGAAERRPRRRPWRRRGRARRLPRARPRPPPAPPPRIPRPRRPLPCRCVAATIPSRGDAATPSSRRSRCLDLQPVGAVGAMAASLHFVGSSILWMRISVLAEAADRPELTPIDSLSVRIHVDLFEFSWNAGRFKGDPRESYRCDADKEGHLQRCDILAEPNKYRK is encoded by the exons ATGCTGCGCGAGGGAAGGTGGATCCGCCCGATCCGCTCACCTTTTCCGCCTCCGCCCCGTTGCCCACCATCCCGCGGCTCCACGCAACGCCCTTCCGCTCCGACCACCCCGCCGCCCTCTGCCCCAACTCGCGGCCCTTGGGGCGCCGGCTCGGGGCCCTCGACCCCAAACGcacggccgctccgccccggCGCCGTGATAATGAAGGGGGCAGCAGAACGCCGCCCACGGCGGAGGCCTTGGAGACGGCGAGGGCGGGCACGACGGCTTCCACGGGCGCGACCACGACCCCCTCCCGCACCTCCGCCACGCATCCCTAGGCCTCGCCGCCCTCTTCCCTGCAGGTGCGTGGCGGCCACCATTCCATCGCGCGGAGATGCTGCCACACCGTCATCCCGTCGAAGCCGATGTCTTGATCTTCAGCCCGTAGGCGCCGTCGGGGCGATGGCGGCTTCTCTGCATTTCGTGGGAAG CTCTATACTGTGGATGAGGATCTCTGTCCTTGCCGAGGCTGCAGATAGGCCGGAGCTGACACCCATAGACAGCCTCTCAG TTCGAATTCATGTGGACCTGTTTGAGTTTAGCTGGAATGCTGGACGCTTCAAAGGGGACCCTAGGGAGAGCTACCGCTGCGATGCAGATAAAGAAGGTCACTTGCAACG GTGTGACATCCTTGCTGAACCAAACAAATACAGAAAATGA